One part of the Streptomyces lienomycini genome encodes these proteins:
- a CDS encoding 2-dehydropantoate 2-reductase has translation MKVAVLGAGAIGAYVGAALHRAGADVHLIARGPHLAAMRQYGVRVRSPRGDFTAHPRATDDPADVGPVDYVFLGLKATSYAACGPLIEPLLHDSTAIVAAQNGIPWWYFHRHGGPYDGRRLESVDPAGTVSAVLAPERAVGCVVYAATELEQPGVVRHVEGTRFSVGEPGRDVSARCLAFSEAMRAGGLKCPVEPDLRGDIWLKLLGNISFNPISALARATMRQMCLHGGTREVIETMMTETLTVARALGCEVDVSIERRLAGAERVGDHRTSTLQDLERGKPLELDVLLAAVVELAEITGVQVPTLRTVHALSDLLALRSAA, from the coding sequence ATGAAAGTCGCAGTCCTCGGCGCCGGGGCGATCGGCGCCTACGTCGGCGCCGCGCTCCACCGTGCGGGCGCCGACGTGCATCTCATCGCCCGTGGACCGCACCTGGCGGCCATGAGGCAGTACGGGGTAAGGGTGCGCAGCCCGCGCGGCGACTTCACCGCGCACCCGCGCGCCACCGACGACCCGGCCGACGTCGGCCCGGTCGACTACGTGTTCCTGGGCCTGAAGGCCACCTCGTACGCGGCGTGCGGGCCGCTGATCGAGCCGCTGCTGCACGACTCGACGGCGATCGTGGCCGCCCAGAACGGCATTCCGTGGTGGTACTTCCACCGGCACGGCGGCCCCTACGACGGACGCCGGCTGGAGAGCGTGGACCCGGCCGGGACGGTCAGTGCGGTGCTCGCGCCGGAACGGGCCGTCGGCTGCGTGGTGTACGCGGCCACCGAACTCGAACAGCCCGGCGTCGTACGGCATGTCGAAGGCACCCGGTTCTCGGTCGGTGAGCCGGGCCGGGACGTCTCGGCACGGTGTCTGGCGTTCAGCGAGGCGATGCGGGCGGGCGGCCTCAAGTGCCCGGTCGAGCCGGACCTGCGGGGCGACATCTGGCTGAAGCTGCTGGGCAACATCTCCTTCAACCCGATCAGCGCCCTGGCCCGCGCCACCATGCGGCAGATGTGTCTGCACGGCGGCACCCGCGAGGTCATCGAGACCATGATGACCGAGACGCTGACGGTCGCCCGGGCCCTCGGCTGCGAGGTCGACGTCTCCATCGAACGCCGCCTCGCGGGCGCCGAACGGGTCGGCGACCACCGCACCTCCACGCTCCAGGATTTGGAGCGCGGCAAGCCGCTCGAACTCGACGTCCTGCTCGCGGCCGTCGTCGAGCTGGCGGAGATCACCGGGGTCCAGGTGCCCACCCTGCGCACCGTGCACGCCCTGTCGGACCTGCTCGCGCTGAGGAGCGCCGCATGA
- a CDS encoding MFS transporter small subunit, whose translation MSSDSSQSPPDAPDLPDRRPLIAFTWLWVGAPLAYGLYELVRKATQLFTG comes from the coding sequence ATGTCGTCCGACAGCAGCCAGAGTCCGCCTGACGCGCCCGACCTGCCCGACCGGCGGCCGCTGATCGCCTTCACCTGGCTCTGGGTGGGCGCACCGCTCGCCTACGGGCTGTACGAACTCGTCAGGAAGGCGACCCAGCTCTTCACCGGGTGA
- a CDS encoding OFA family MFS transporter translates to MSPPVAPPGWSRWLVPPAALSVHLSIGQAYAWSVFKPPLESALGLSGTQSALPFQLGIVMLGLSAAFGGTLVERRGPRWAMTVALVCFSSGFLLSALGAAAEQYWLIVLGYGFVGGIGLGIGYISPVSTLIKWFPDRPGMATGIAIMGFGGGALIASPWSAQMLKSFGTDSSGIALAFLVHGLTYAVFMLLGVLLVRVPRPKEGADGRPAPLEGVQVSARSAMRTPQFWLLWIVLCMNVTAGIGILEKAAPMITDFFADTPTPVSATAAAGFVALLSAANMAGRIGWSSTSDLIGRKNIYRVYLGVGALMYTLIALFGDSSKPLFVLCALVVLSFYGGGFSTAPAYLKDLFGTYQVGAIHGRLLTAWSLAGVLGPLIVNWIADHQEEAGRHGSDLYGTSFLIMIGLLVVGFVANELVRPVHARHHEPATPTEKEGNDVVRQQPESA, encoded by the coding sequence ATGAGTCCCCCCGTCGCACCCCCGGGCTGGAGCCGCTGGCTCGTCCCCCCGGCCGCTCTCTCGGTCCACCTCTCCATCGGCCAGGCCTACGCGTGGTCCGTGTTCAAACCGCCCCTGGAGTCCGCGCTCGGCCTCAGCGGCACGCAGAGCGCGCTGCCCTTCCAGCTCGGCATCGTCATGCTCGGCCTCTCGGCCGCGTTCGGCGGCACGCTCGTGGAACGGCGCGGGCCGCGCTGGGCGATGACCGTCGCCCTCGTCTGCTTCTCCTCGGGCTTCCTGCTCTCCGCGCTCGGTGCGGCGGCGGAGCAGTACTGGCTGATCGTCCTCGGCTACGGCTTCGTCGGCGGGATCGGCCTCGGTATCGGCTACATCTCGCCCGTCTCGACGCTGATCAAGTGGTTCCCGGACCGGCCGGGCATGGCCACCGGCATCGCCATCATGGGCTTCGGCGGCGGCGCCCTCATCGCCTCGCCCTGGTCCGCCCAGATGCTGAAGTCCTTCGGCACCGACAGCTCCGGGATCGCCCTCGCCTTCCTCGTCCACGGACTGACGTACGCCGTCTTCATGCTGCTCGGCGTGCTGCTGGTACGGGTGCCGCGGCCGAAGGAGGGGGCGGACGGCCGGCCCGCCCCGCTCGAAGGGGTCCAGGTCTCGGCGCGCTCGGCGATGCGCACCCCGCAGTTCTGGCTGCTGTGGATCGTGCTCTGTATGAACGTCACGGCCGGCATCGGCATCCTGGAGAAGGCCGCGCCGATGATCACGGACTTCTTCGCCGACACCCCCACCCCCGTGTCGGCGACCGCCGCGGCAGGCTTCGTGGCCCTGCTGTCGGCGGCCAACATGGCGGGGCGGATCGGCTGGTCCTCCACCTCGGACCTGATCGGCCGCAAGAACATCTACCGCGTCTACCTCGGTGTCGGCGCCCTCATGTACACCCTGATCGCGCTGTTCGGCGACTCCTCCAAGCCGCTCTTCGTCCTCTGCGCCCTGGTCGTGCTCTCCTTCTACGGCGGCGGCTTCTCCACCGCCCCCGCCTACCTGAAGGACCTCTTCGGCACCTACCAGGTCGGCGCGATCCACGGCCGGCTGCTCACCGCCTGGTCGCTGGCCGGTGTCCTCGGGCCGCTGATCGTGAACTGGATCGCCGATCACCAGGAGGAGGCCGGTCGGCACGGCTCGGACCTGTACGGCACGTCCTTCCTCATCATGATCGGGCTGCTGGTCGTCGGCTTCGTCGCCAATGAACTCGTCCGCCCCGTCCACGCCCGGCACCACGAACCCGCGACCCCGACGGAGAAGGAGGGCAACGATGTCGTCCGACAGCAGCCAGAGTCCGCCTGA